In Oscillatoria acuminata PCC 6304, a single window of DNA contains:
- a CDS encoding pentapeptide repeat-containing protein, whose product MDVKELVDRYAAGDRTFSEIDLSKADLQQVDLSQCNFNGANLSGCDLRGADLRQASLAEANLSWANLEGAHLLEASLNGANLEGANLNKALLDGANLFGANLTRADLRGADLKMADLTEADLSFANLDGANLWGAYLTGTKVKYAIGLQTVNPPDDESE is encoded by the coding sequence ATGGATGTTAAAGAACTCGTTGATCGCTATGCCGCAGGAGACCGAACATTTTCCGAAATCGACCTCAGCAAAGCTGACTTACAACAAGTTGACCTGAGTCAGTGCAACTTCAATGGAGCCAACTTAAGTGGGTGTGATCTGCGCGGTGCGGATCTGCGGCAGGCATCTTTAGCTGAAGCGAATTTGAGTTGGGCCAATTTAGAAGGTGCTCATCTGTTGGAAGCGTCTCTCAATGGGGCGAATTTAGAAGGGGCGAATTTGAATAAAGCCCTCCTTGATGGCGCTAATCTTTTTGGGGCAAATTTGACTCGCGCTGATTTACGAGGTGCGGATTTAAAAATGGCGGATTTAACGGAAGCGGACCTCAGTTTTGCCAACCTGGACGGGGCGAATTTATGGGGTGCATATTTAACTGGGACCAAGGTCAAATATGCGATCGGTCTGCAAACGGTGAATCCCCCGGATGATGAATCCGAATAG
- a CDS encoding WD40 repeat domain-containing protein: MINPPSTWTCSHTLTAHSAAILDLAFSPDGHTLASASLDTTIVLWNPHTGEEGQTLIGHTDFVNSIAFRSDGKVLISGSLDQTLRIWSIQTGEVTRTLSGHRKPIESVAISPNGQTLASGSWDRTIKLWDANTGQALQTLRGHEKPTVTVAFSPDGRALVSGSWDRTIKLWNVAIGESYRTIQAHSNPIESVKFSPDGEMLASSSLDSTVKLWKTQTGELIHTLTGHTDGIRSVAFSPDGRYLASASSDKTIKIWAVETGEELATLGDHSSYVFAIAFSPDGQTLATGGDDKTIKLWRAHPPYPRP, from the coding sequence ATGATCAACCCCCCTTCTACCTGGACCTGTAGCCACACCCTCACCGCTCATTCTGCCGCCATCCTCGACCTGGCTTTTAGTCCCGATGGACATACTTTAGCCAGTGCCTCTCTCGATACTACTATTGTCCTGTGGAATCCCCACACCGGCGAGGAAGGTCAGACCCTAATCGGTCATACGGACTTTGTGAATTCTATTGCCTTCCGCAGTGATGGTAAAGTCCTCATCAGTGGGTCCCTCGACCAAACCCTGCGAATCTGGTCGATTCAGACTGGGGAGGTCACCCGGACTCTCTCAGGTCATCGCAAACCTATCGAATCCGTCGCCATTTCCCCCAATGGTCAAACCTTAGCCAGTGGCAGTTGGGACCGCACGATTAAACTCTGGGACGCGAATACGGGTCAGGCTTTGCAAACGCTCAGGGGTCATGAAAAACCCACGGTTACTGTGGCATTTAGTCCCGATGGCAGGGCTTTAGTCAGTGGCAGTTGGGACCGCACGATTAAACTCTGGAATGTGGCGATCGGGGAAAGTTATCGCACCATTCAGGCTCATTCTAATCCGATTGAATCGGTCAAATTCAGCCCCGATGGAGAAATGTTAGCCAGCAGCAGTCTCGATTCAACGGTGAAACTTTGGAAGACCCAAACGGGGGAATTAATCCATACTTTAACTGGACATACTGATGGAATTCGCTCCGTCGCTTTTAGTCCCGATGGTCGCTATTTAGCCAGTGCCAGCAGTGATAAAACCATTAAAATTTGGGCGGTAGAAACTGGGGAAGAATTGGCCACCCTGGGCGATCATTCCAGTTATGTGTTTGCGATCGCCTTCAGTCCCGATGGACAAACTTTAGCCACGGGTGGCGATGATAAAACCATTAAACTCTGGCGCGCTCATCCCCCCTACCCAAGGCCCTAA
- a CDS encoding sugar O-acetyltransferase, which yields MMNPSKAEKSMRERMLAGELYLATDPELVELLERSQRILHTFNLSGPDATLERQSLIQELFGAIGIGSEVKPPFRCDYGFNIVAGERLFINYDCVILDCNRVRLGDRVLIGPKVQIYTATHPLNPTQRRDGWESALPVEIGSDVWIGGGAIICPGVTIGDGATIGAGSVVTRDVPPRVVAAGNPCRVIRHLVESDA from the coding sequence ATGATGAATCCATCGAAAGCAGAGAAATCGATGCGTGAAAGAATGCTGGCAGGGGAACTTTATCTGGCAACCGACCCGGAATTGGTGGAGTTACTTGAGCGATCGCAACGCATCTTACATACTTTCAATCTCTCCGGTCCTGATGCCACCCTAGAACGACAATCTCTCATTCAAGAACTGTTTGGAGCGATCGGCATCGGGTCTGAAGTTAAGCCACCATTTCGATGCGACTATGGGTTTAATATTGTTGCCGGAGAGCGCCTGTTCATCAATTATGATTGTGTGATTCTGGACTGCAATCGGGTCCGACTGGGCGATCGCGTCCTGATTGGACCGAAAGTGCAAATCTACACCGCCACTCATCCGCTCAATCCCACCCAACGACGAGACGGATGGGAGTCTGCTTTGCCCGTGGAAATTGGGAGCGATGTTTGGATTGGCGGAGGTGCGATTATCTGTCCGGGAGTTACCATTGGAGATGGCGCTACCATTGGCGCGGGCAGTGTCGTGACGCGAGATGTGCCACCCCGGGTTGTTGCTGCGGGAAACCCCTGTCGAGTGATTCGTCACCTCGTCGAGAGTGATGCTTAG
- a CDS encoding DedA family protein, translating into MAIVTHLFSNFMLDWITTTITTLNYWGIALLMLLENIIPPIPSELIMPLAGFTVTQGKLNFVGVVVAGTIGSILGALPWYYFSRRIGENSLKNWINKQGKWLTLSVEDINKSQAWFKKYGGTVVLFGRLIPGIRTFISVPAGLQEMPWLQFLGYSLIGSLCWNLLLTYAGFVLGQNYGLVEQFLGPVAGVVLGGLALLLLVWFVQRKKQQQQ; encoded by the coding sequence GTGGCTATCGTAACTCACTTATTTTCTAACTTTATGCTCGATTGGATTACGACCACCATCACCACCTTGAACTATTGGGGCATTGCCCTGTTGATGCTCCTAGAAAATATTATTCCGCCAATTCCCTCGGAACTGATTATGCCTTTGGCCGGATTTACGGTGACTCAAGGCAAACTCAATTTTGTCGGGGTAGTCGTTGCCGGAACAATTGGCTCAATTTTGGGGGCATTGCCCTGGTATTATTTTAGTAGACGAATTGGAGAAAACTCTTTAAAAAACTGGATTAATAAACAGGGTAAATGGTTAACATTGTCCGTAGAAGATATTAATAAATCCCAAGCATGGTTTAAGAAATATGGGGGAACCGTTGTTTTATTTGGACGGCTGATTCCGGGCATTCGCACCTTTATTTCGGTCCCTGCGGGTTTGCAAGAAATGCCCTGGTTACAATTTCTCGGGTATTCCTTGATAGGGTCATTATGCTGGAATCTGCTGCTAACTTATGCCGGTTTTGTGTTGGGCCAGAATTATGGGCTGGTTGAGCAGTTTTTAGGCCCAGTGGCTGGAGTTGTCCTGGGGGGATTAGCCCTGTTGTTGCTCGTCTGGTTCGTCCAGCGAAAAAAGCAGCAACAGCAGTAG
- a CDS encoding plasmid pRiA4b ORF-3 family protein: MNQTKPNEHESIYQLKVTIKESEPLIWREIQVRSHITLYKLQRILQVVMGWGNTHLHQFTIDGTCYGQSHPEYGLEMKTERRARLDELVPEENASFLYEYNLDDSWMHEITVEKILEPTPGVHYPRCVAGDRACPPEECGGIRGYAEVLEILKNPEDPDYAETREWVKDDFDPEVFELNEVNRHLKGIR, translated from the coding sequence ATGAACCAGACAAAACCCAACGAGCATGAGTCAATTTATCAGCTAAAAGTCACCATCAAAGAAAGTGAACCGCTAATTTGGCGGGAGATTCAAGTCCGCAGTCACATTACCCTGTATAAACTCCAGCGGATTTTACAAGTGGTGATGGGATGGGGAAATACTCATTTACATCAATTCACCATTGATGGGACTTGTTATGGTCAATCTCACCCGGAATATGGTTTAGAAATGAAAACCGAGCGCAGGGCGAGATTAGATGAATTAGTGCCAGAAGAAAATGCCAGCTTTCTCTATGAATATAATTTAGATGATAGCTGGATGCATGAAATTACGGTAGAAAAAATTCTGGAACCGACTCCTGGGGTACATTATCCCCGGTGTGTAGCAGGCGATCGCGCTTGTCCTCCAGAAGAATGTGGCGGAATTCGTGGCTATGCCGAGGTGTTAGAAATCCTCAAAAATCCTGAAGATCCAGACTATGCAGAAACCCGGGAATGGGTGAAGGACGATTTTGACCCCGAGGTATTTGAACTCAATGAAGTGAATCGACATCTCAAAGGGATTCGATAG
- the gnd gene encoding decarboxylating NADP(+)-dependent phosphogluconate dehydrogenase: MSKQKFGVIGLGVMGENLALNVESRGFPVAVYNRTGSVTEKFMAVRGDTKQVKATYSLEEFVSSLERPRRILLMVKAGGPVDAVITQLKPLLEEGDMIIDGGNSLYQDTERRTKDLESTGLGFVGMGVSGGEEGALKGPSLMPGGTEQAYRDLEPILTAIAAQVNDGPCVTYIGPGGSGHYVKMVHNGIEYGDMQLIAEAYDLLKSILGLDHHQLHKVFTEWNTTPELDSFLIEITADIFRYLDPQTKGPLVEMIMDSAGQKGTGRWTAADALELGVAIPTIAAAVNARIMSSIKEERVAASQQLTGPSIQFNGDAQEFINKVRDALYCSKICSYAQGMDLLSKASKQFGYKLNLGEVARIWKGGCIIRAAFLDKIKQAFDENPELPNLLLAPEFKQTILDRQEAWRDVISMSNKMGIPVPAFSASLDYFDSYRRDRLPQNLTQAQRDYFGAHTYERTDKSRGEFFHTEWTQTDVETLRKTGQPE; the protein is encoded by the coding sequence ATGAGTAAGCAGAAATTTGGTGTGATTGGTTTAGGGGTCATGGGAGAAAACCTGGCTCTCAACGTCGAAAGTCGGGGCTTTCCCGTAGCCGTTTATAATCGCACCGGCAGCGTGACGGAAAAATTCATGGCAGTCCGAGGTGACACCAAACAAGTCAAAGCCACCTACAGCTTAGAAGAGTTTGTCTCTTCCCTAGAACGCCCCCGTCGCATCCTGCTCATGGTCAAAGCGGGTGGTCCGGTGGATGCCGTCATTACTCAACTCAAGCCCTTATTGGAAGAGGGCGACATGATTATTGATGGCGGGAATTCCCTGTATCAAGACACGGAACGCCGGACCAAAGATTTGGAATCCACCGGACTCGGATTTGTCGGCATGGGAGTCAGCGGTGGCGAAGAAGGCGCACTCAAAGGACCGAGTTTAATGCCCGGTGGGACTGAACAAGCGTACCGCGACTTAGAACCTATCCTAACTGCGATCGCCGCCCAAGTGAATGATGGTCCCTGCGTCACCTATATCGGCCCTGGGGGTTCCGGTCACTATGTGAAAATGGTGCATAATGGCATCGAATATGGCGATATGCAGCTAATCGCCGAAGCCTATGACCTCCTCAAAAGCATCCTCGGACTGGATCATCACCAGTTACATAAAGTATTTACCGAGTGGAATACTACCCCAGAACTGGATTCATTTCTGATTGAAATTACCGCCGATATTTTCCGCTACCTCGACCCCCAAACCAAGGGGCCTCTGGTAGAAATGATTATGGATTCCGCTGGACAAAAAGGCACCGGACGCTGGACTGCTGCGGATGCTTTAGAATTAGGCGTGGCCATTCCCACGATCGCCGCTGCGGTGAATGCCCGGATTATGTCTTCTATCAAAGAGGAACGGGTGGCTGCTTCTCAGCAATTAACCGGACCCAGTATCCAGTTTAATGGAGATGCTCAGGAGTTTATCAATAAGGTTCGCGATGCCTTATACTGCTCTAAAATTTGTTCCTATGCCCAAGGCATGGATTTATTGAGCAAAGCCTCCAAACAGTTTGGATATAAATTAAATCTGGGTGAAGTCGCCCGGATTTGGAAAGGCGGCTGTATTATTCGCGCCGCTTTCCTGGATAAAATCAAGCAAGCCTTTGATGAAAATCCCGAATTACCGAACTTGCTCCTAGCGCCGGAATTCAAACAAACCATTTTGGACCGCCAAGAAGCATGGCGGGATGTCATTTCTATGTCGAATAAAATGGGAATTCCAGTTCCAGCTTTTAGTGCATCCCTAGATTATTTCGACAGCTACCGCCGCGATCGCCTCCCCCAAAATCTCACTCAAGCCCAACGGGATTACTTCGGCGCACATACCTATGAACGCACCGATAAATCCCGGGGTGAATTCTTCCATACCGAATGGACCCAAACCGATGTAGAAACCTTGCGGAAAACGGGACAACCCGAGTAA
- a CDS encoding DUF5895 domain-containing protein: MTRTMTPSPTFDFEDEKFKAPPSKLLPWCQMINPTLHLDGLKPYGLAIKLDQAKASGFTPDENWQPVEHEFSTGETKTLLMTTTPRMLIVRRGPLCVKDRISGDILGRFSDFSEEYKADRPKYKTFTRYLIFLVGQDQKLLHQTPLRLTLSGSVGAGFGIAYRSSKMGELTGFTAELEQAYADFRGQVFSAKGPLFHAHGIFCPTFEAVEKGIGSNTAWVADTIDYEHPTSSNLADYMIPSNSEESNLICETFEDYKDFGQEIIKVEAQTREASTPTNPVNNQAYVYEDEFEYPEPPY, from the coding sequence ATGACAAGAACCATGACCCCTTCCCCCACCTTTGATTTCGAGGATGAAAAATTTAAGGCACCCCCATCTAAATTATTGCCTTGGTGTCAGATGATTAACCCCACCTTGCATCTGGATGGACTCAAACCCTATGGGTTAGCCATTAAACTGGATCAAGCCAAGGCATCGGGGTTTACGCCGGATGAAAATTGGCAACCCGTGGAACATGAATTTAGTACAGGGGAGACCAAAACCCTGCTGATGACGACCACACCCAGAATGCTGATTGTGCGCCGGGGTCCGCTTTGTGTCAAAGACCGGATAAGTGGCGACATTTTAGGACGATTTTCAGATTTTTCTGAAGAATATAAAGCCGATCGCCCCAAATATAAAACCTTCACCCGCTATCTGATTTTTTTGGTGGGACAAGACCAAAAATTACTCCATCAAACGCCCTTACGCTTGACCTTAAGTGGGTCAGTTGGAGCCGGATTTGGGATTGCTTATCGCTCCTCAAAAATGGGAGAACTGACCGGATTTACTGCGGAGTTGGAACAGGCTTATGCAGATTTTCGCGGACAAGTCTTTTCAGCAAAAGGCCCGCTGTTTCATGCTCACGGGATTTTCTGCCCGACCTTTGAGGCGGTGGAAAAAGGCATAGGTAGCAATACGGCATGGGTGGCAGATACCATCGATTATGAACATCCCACCTCCAGCAACTTAGCCGATTATATGATTCCGTCGAATTCAGAAGAGTCTAATTTGATTTGTGAAACTTTTGAGGATTATAAAGATTTTGGTCAGGAAATCATCAAAGTAGAAGCGCAAACAAGAGAAGCATCTACTCCCACAAATCCGGTCAATAATCAGGCTTATGTGTATGAGGATGAGTTTGAGTATCCGGAACCGCCCTATTAA
- a CDS encoding CYTH domain-containing protein: MAIEIERKFLVKNQAWRSLGVGTPYRQGYIANSQGRSVRVRQVGNQGYLTIKGPSQGNSRPEFEYPIPLEDVQFMLEHLCTPPLIEKTRYKIKWGELLWEVDEFLGENQGLVVAEVELTDEHQVVELPEWIGQEVSDDPRYFNVNLSTYPYSQWTAGN; the protein is encoded by the coding sequence ATGGCCATAGAAATTGAACGGAAATTTTTAGTCAAAAATCAAGCATGGCGATCGCTGGGGGTGGGAACTCCCTATCGACAAGGTTATATTGCCAATAGTCAGGGTCGATCGGTGCGGGTGCGCCAGGTGGGGAATCAAGGCTATCTCACTATTAAAGGCCCTTCCCAGGGCAATTCTCGTCCCGAGTTCGAGTACCCTATTCCCCTAGAAGATGTTCAATTTATGTTAGAGCATCTGTGCACTCCCCCCTTAATTGAAAAAACCCGCTATAAAATCAAATGGGGAGAGTTACTCTGGGAAGTAGATGAATTTTTGGGGGAAAATCAAGGCTTAGTTGTGGCCGAAGTTGAACTGACTGATGAACATCAAGTTGTAGAATTGCCCGAGTGGATTGGTCAAGAAGTCTCGGATGACCCGCGCTACTTTAATGTCAATTTGTCCACTTATCCCTATTCTCAGTGGACCGCAGGAAACTGA